A stretch of the Frankiaceae bacterium genome encodes the following:
- a CDS encoding peptidoglycan recognition protein, whose product MRRFVQSLAVLSVTPVALALPVVSRPAATPRPVAPTVSEHAVRGVDAASARSIPGFGVTHGPAAGRPLALTAPVRTRTFSALGVTWDAGTGDEADVVARVRQNGAWTPWHVLDADSDHEPDDGTVDETTGRLRAGTSPWFHGPADGYQVRVGLIDGSAPANVRVSLVDPGTSPADASLGRSPTLGSSEAAASIGQPSIITRAQWGADESLRDGSPDYGDTIKMGFVHHTDSSNSYTMAGAAALVRSVYAFHTRSRGWSDIGYNFLVDKYGRIFEGRYGGVDRPVIGAHTGGFNTDTFAGSLLGNYTSTAPSSAQLGALERLFAWKLGLHYVNPLGRTTMTSRGGTKYPEGATVTLNNVSGHRDAGLTSCPGQATYNRLSTIRSAIKSYMGASLYYPSVTTSSAMYLTTPSVSVKAGTPVAQAWRLDVRNARSGSIVRQVSGSGSSNAITATWNLKDKAGNLVTPDTYTLTLNSWTARTRAKPYTVRVKVASPLPDGSSVRYSTQDTNVFVENGGLGIVSSPLASALRPMPPLVSFPGQRATMKGVSAPPRDGLFVKAAASGATYVVVDGFRRPIGSSTISALGLTAPVTLPSTVVAGAPPGPAWRDTTRHPDGQVVRGADGAAWRIESGVRRPFTSPASRARWSKGFAAPLALPGDLALPLGAPLAPPEGTVLRHASGAGVVSDGAFRMLTDGGVLGYAVNTAPIATSDDLAALVVGAPLGKERHPSGTLLRNGSSYLEVLGTSKRTVPASLVPTDPRTPVAALTGEVSSLLAPRWLPGSGIAGRGADGTVRVVDNGRLVTLSPGVAAALYGGVALPVLEAGDFGPLPPSSALANAAMHPAGSLVTDGTGVWLVDASMRRPVAASLRMTYRGRPASPATAADLALPVGPAASVPTGAYVVTPDNVRWMVARGVRRSVTATVARRLGLNLVTPQPVVAGELNAVTSYGGVLK is encoded by the coding sequence TTGCGCCGTTTCGTACAGAGTCTCGCCGTCCTCTCCGTGACCCCGGTCGCGCTCGCCTTGCCGGTCGTGTCGCGCCCGGCGGCGACGCCGCGGCCCGTCGCGCCGACGGTCAGCGAGCACGCCGTCCGCGGTGTGGACGCGGCCAGCGCGCGGAGCATCCCGGGCTTCGGCGTGACCCACGGACCGGCCGCCGGCCGCCCGCTGGCGCTGACCGCGCCGGTGCGGACGCGCACGTTCTCGGCGCTCGGTGTCACGTGGGACGCGGGCACCGGCGACGAGGCCGACGTGGTGGCGCGCGTACGGCAGAACGGCGCCTGGACCCCCTGGCACGTCCTCGACGCCGACTCCGACCACGAGCCCGACGACGGCACGGTGGACGAGACCACGGGCAGGCTGCGCGCGGGCACGTCGCCGTGGTTCCACGGTCCCGCGGACGGCTACCAGGTCCGCGTCGGCCTCATCGATGGCAGCGCGCCCGCCAACGTCCGCGTCTCCCTCGTGGACCCCGGTACGTCACCCGCCGACGCCTCGCTCGGCCGTTCCCCGACGCTCGGGTCGTCGGAGGCGGCCGCGTCGATCGGGCAGCCGTCGATCATCACGCGCGCGCAGTGGGGCGCCGACGAGTCGCTGCGCGACGGGTCGCCCGACTACGGCGACACGATCAAGATGGGCTTCGTCCACCACACCGACTCGTCGAACTCGTACACGATGGCCGGCGCGGCGGCGCTGGTGCGCAGCGTCTACGCCTTCCACACGCGCAGCCGCGGGTGGAGCGACATCGGCTACAACTTCCTCGTCGACAAGTACGGCCGCATCTTCGAGGGCCGCTACGGCGGCGTCGACAGACCGGTCATCGGCGCGCACACGGGCGGCTTCAACACCGACACGTTCGCCGGCTCGCTGCTCGGCAACTACACGTCCACCGCGCCGTCGTCGGCGCAGCTCGGCGCGCTGGAGCGCCTCTTCGCCTGGAAGCTCGGCCTCCACTACGTCAACCCGCTCGGCCGTACGACGATGACGTCGCGCGGCGGCACGAAGTACCCCGAGGGCGCGACGGTGACGTTGAACAACGTCTCCGGCCACCGCGACGCGGGCCTCACGTCGTGCCCCGGGCAGGCGACGTACAACCGGCTGTCGACGATCCGCTCGGCGATCAAGTCGTACATGGGCGCGTCGCTCTACTACCCGTCGGTGACGACGAGCAGCGCGATGTACCTGACGACGCCGAGCGTGTCGGTGAAGGCGGGAACGCCTGTGGCGCAGGCGTGGCGGCTCGACGTGCGCAACGCGCGCTCGGGCTCGATCGTGCGCCAGGTCAGCGGCAGCGGCTCCTCCAACGCCATCACCGCGACCTGGAACCTCAAGGACAAGGCCGGCAACCTCGTGACGCCGGACACGTACACGCTGACGCTGAACAGCTGGACCGCGCGCACCCGCGCCAAGCCGTACACCGTCCGCGTCAAGGTCGCCTCGCCGCTGCCCGACGGCTCGTCGGTCCGCTACTCGACCCAGGACACGAACGTCTTCGTCGAGAACGGCGGTCTCGGCATCGTGTCGTCGCCGCTCGCGTCCGCGCTGCGTCCGATGCCGCCGCTCGTGTCGTTCCCCGGGCAGCGCGCGACGATGAAGGGCGTGTCCGCGCCGCCGCGGGACGGGCTGTTCGTCAAGGCGGCGGCGAGCGGGGCGACGTACGTCGTCGTCGACGGCTTCCGCCGTCCCATCGGCTCCTCCACGATCTCGGCTCTGGGCCTGACAGCGCCGGTGACGCTGCCGTCCACGGTCGTCGCGGGGGCGCCGCCCGGGCCTGCCTGGCGCGACACCACGCGGCACCCGGACGGCCAGGTCGTGCGCGGCGCCGACGGTGCCGCGTGGCGGATCGAGTCGGGGGTACGGCGCCCGTTCACCTCGCCCGCGTCGCGGGCTCGCTGGTCGAAGGGCTTCGCGGCGCCGCTCGCGCTGCCGGGTGACCTCGCGCTGCCGCTCGGCGCGCCGCTCGCGCCGCCGGAGGGCACCGTCCTGCGGCACGCCTCGGGCGCGGGCGTCGTGAGCGACGGGGCGTTCCGGATGCTGACCGACGGCGGCGTGCTCGGCTACGCCGTCAACACCGCCCCCATTGCCACCTCCGACGACCTCGCGGCGCTGGTCGTGGGCGCGCCGCTCGGCAAGGAGCGGCACCCCAGCGGCACGCTCCTGCGCAACGGCTCGTCGTACCTCGAGGTCCTCGGCACCTCCAAGCGCACGGTGCCCGCCTCGCTCGTCCCGACCGACCCGCGGACGCCGGTCGCGGCGCTCACCGGCGAGGTGTCGTCGCTCCTCGCGCCGCGCTGGCTGCCGGGGTCGGGCATCGCCGGTCGCGGCGCCGACGGCACCGTGCGCGTCGTCGACAACGGCCGCCTGGTGACGTTGTCGCCGGGTGTCGCGGCCGCGCTGTACGGCGGTGTGGCGCTCCCGGTCCTGGAGGCCGGGGACTTCGGCCCGCTGCCGCCTTCTTCTGCTCTCGCGAACGCCGCGATGCACCCGGCGGGCTCGCTCGTCACCGACGGCACCGGCGTCTGGCTGGTCGACGCGAGCATGCGGCGGCCGGTGGCGGCGTCGCTGCGGATGACGTACCGCGGTCGTCCTGCCTCGCCCGCGACGGCGGCCGACCTCGCGCTGCCGGTGGGGCCCGCGGCGTCGGTGCCGACGGGCGCGTACGTCGTCACGCCCGACAACGTGCGCTGGATGGTGGCGCGCGGGGTGCGGCGTTCGGTGACCGCGACCGTGGCGCGCCGCCTCGGCCTCAACCTCGTGACCCCGCAGCCGGTGGTGGCGGGCGAGCTCAACGCCGTGACGTCGTACGGCGGCGTGCTGAAGTAG
- the rfbD gene encoding dTDP-4-dehydrorhamnose reductase translates to MSNAPLRALVVGAGGQLGSDLLDVLGPSARGLTRADLDVTDGPGVRQAVGDWALATRDLAGRRAIFNAAAWTDVDGAEEDEEAAYVANAAAPAHLALAAESVGAALVHVSTDYVFAGDASTPYEADSPTGPRSAYGRTKLAGEQAVLAASPNAYVVRTAWVYGATGGNFVKTMARLEHSHDTLRVVDDQRGSPTWSYDLATGLVELARTTPPGGVYHCTNTGDCTWYDLARAVFEELGADPGRIAPCSTAEYPRPAPRPAYSVLSDASWRAAGLTPLRPWREALRAAFAQVGDALRG, encoded by the coding sequence ATGTCGAACGCCCCGCTGCGCGCCCTCGTCGTCGGCGCCGGCGGGCAGCTCGGCAGCGACCTCCTCGACGTCCTCGGCCCCTCCGCGCGCGGCCTCACCCGCGCCGACCTCGACGTCACCGACGGCCCCGGCGTACGCCAGGCCGTGGGGGACTGGGCACTCGCCACGCGCGACCTCGCCGGGCGACGGGCCATCTTCAACGCCGCCGCGTGGACCGACGTCGACGGCGCGGAGGAGGACGAGGAGGCGGCGTACGTCGCCAACGCCGCTGCCCCAGCCCACCTCGCGCTGGCCGCCGAGTCCGTCGGAGCCGCGCTGGTCCACGTGAGCACCGACTACGTCTTCGCGGGTGACGCGAGCACGCCGTACGAGGCGGACTCGCCGACGGGACCGAGGTCGGCGTACGGCCGCACCAAGCTCGCGGGGGAGCAGGCAGTCCTGGCGGCCTCGCCGAACGCCTACGTCGTCCGCACCGCCTGGGTCTACGGCGCCACCGGTGGCAACTTCGTCAAGACCATGGCCCGCCTCGAACACAGCCACGACACGCTGCGCGTGGTGGACGACCAGCGCGGCTCGCCGACGTGGTCGTACGACCTCGCCACCGGCCTCGTCGAGCTGGCCCGCACCACGCCGCCCGGGGGCGTCTACCACTGCACCAATACAGGCGACTGCACGTGGTACGACCTCGCGCGGGCGGTGTTCGAGGAGCTCGGCGCCGACCCAGGCCGGATAGCCCCCTGCAGCACGGCGGAGTACCCCAGACCCGCCCCCAGGCCCGCGTACTCGGTGCTCTCGGACGCCTCCTGGCGGGCCGCCGGGCTGACGCCGCTGCGGCCGTGGCGCGAGGCATTGCGGGCGGCGTTCGCGCAGGTGGGAGACGCGCTGCGGGGCTGA
- a CDS encoding methyltransferase domain-containing protein, with protein sequence MSSLVHRARKKARRVVDRMSGMPPGAVPLRPFAPQVPGPPGAKRCAVCRWQGTSFEGVLHCESATCPQCGAIGRDRWLFHCLTTYVTGIGKQTRLMETSPRMGDAYKDAMAARVDYLASDYDQRAHKADIAIDLQKIDLPDASLDVVMTSHVLEHVPDTDAALSEILRVLKPGGSLVLLVPVLQGATAPPVEPEFHGDDTPVFWRFGLDLTDTLRAHGFETKLLCTEDFRRHVLAGSTSWTEGISPEWDVASIVAAAAERPDDLTVVCDDALAETLGLVPSYMYLAWHARKPA encoded by the coding sequence ATGTCGTCGCTCGTGCACCGGGCGCGCAAGAAGGCGCGCCGGGTCGTGGACCGCATGTCGGGGATGCCGCCGGGGGCGGTGCCGTTGCGGCCGTTCGCGCCGCAGGTGCCTGGCCCGCCCGGCGCCAAGCGCTGTGCCGTGTGCCGCTGGCAGGGGACGTCGTTCGAGGGCGTCCTGCACTGCGAGTCGGCGACGTGCCCGCAGTGCGGGGCGATCGGACGCGACCGGTGGCTGTTCCACTGCCTGACGACGTACGTCACCGGCATCGGCAAGCAGACGCGGCTCATGGAGACGTCGCCGCGGATGGGCGACGCGTACAAGGACGCCATGGCCGCGCGCGTCGACTACCTGGCGAGCGACTACGACCAGCGCGCGCACAAGGCCGACATCGCGATCGACCTGCAGAAGATCGACCTGCCCGACGCCTCGCTCGACGTCGTCATGACCTCGCACGTGCTCGAGCACGTACCCGACACCGACGCCGCGCTGTCCGAGATCCTGCGCGTGCTGAAGCCGGGCGGGTCGCTCGTGCTGCTGGTGCCGGTGCTGCAGGGGGCTACGGCTCCGCCGGTGGAGCCGGAGTTCCACGGCGACGACACCCCGGTGTTCTGGCGCTTCGGGCTGGACCTGACCGACACGCTGCGTGCCCACGGCTTCGAGACGAAGCTGCTCTGCACGGAGGACTTCCGGCGGCACGTCCTGGCGGGCTCGACGTCGTGGACGGAGGGCATCTCGCCGGAGTGGGACGTGGCGTCGATCGTGGCGGCCGCCGCCGAGCGGCCTGACGACCTGACCGTGGTCTGCGACGACGCGCTGGCGGAGACCCTCGGCCTCGTGCCGTCGTACATGTACCTCGCCTGGCACGCCCGCAAGCCCGCCTAG
- the rfbB gene encoding dTDP-glucose 4,6-dehydratase, with the protein MRILVTGGAGFIGSHYVRTLLTERDDVDVTVYDKLTYAGNLANLAPVADNPRYRFVQGDICDASLLADVLPGHDAVVNFAAETHVDRSISGAADFVVTNVLGAQTVFDTCLRLGVPRVVHVSTDEVYGSIASGEFVETDLLEPNSPYSAAKAGADLLARAYHVTHGLNISTTRCSNNYGPYQFPEKLVPLFVTNLIDGKKVPLYGDGMNVRDWLYVDDHCRGIQLVLEQGAPGEFYNIGGGVELPNKELVQRLLDACGATWDSVEYVEDRKGHDRRYAIDDTKLRGLGYAPRTTLDEGLAATVRWYRDNEAWWRPLKEKAALR; encoded by the coding sequence ATGAGGATCCTCGTCACCGGCGGCGCCGGGTTCATCGGCTCGCACTACGTCCGCACGCTGCTCACCGAGCGCGACGACGTGGACGTGACCGTCTACGACAAGCTGACGTACGCCGGCAACCTCGCCAACCTCGCGCCCGTCGCGGACAACCCGCGGTACCGGTTCGTGCAGGGCGACATCTGCGACGCGTCGCTGCTCGCCGACGTGCTGCCCGGCCACGACGCGGTGGTGAACTTCGCCGCCGAGACGCACGTCGACCGTTCCATCAGCGGGGCGGCCGACTTCGTCGTGACGAACGTGCTCGGCGCGCAGACGGTGTTCGACACCTGCCTGCGCCTCGGCGTACCGCGGGTCGTCCACGTGTCGACCGACGAGGTGTACGGGTCCATCGCGTCCGGTGAGTTCGTCGAGACCGACCTGCTGGAGCCCAACTCGCCGTACTCCGCCGCCAAGGCCGGTGCCGACCTGCTGGCGCGGGCGTACCACGTCACCCACGGGCTCAACATCTCCACCACCCGGTGCAGCAACAACTACGGGCCGTACCAGTTCCCGGAGAAGCTGGTGCCGCTGTTCGTGACCAACCTCATCGACGGCAAGAAGGTCCCGCTCTACGGCGACGGCATGAACGTCCGCGACTGGCTCTACGTCGATGACCACTGCCGCGGCATCCAGCTCGTGCTCGAGCAGGGCGCGCCCGGCGAGTTCTACAACATCGGCGGCGGCGTCGAGCTGCCCAACAAGGAGCTCGTCCAGCGGCTGCTCGACGCGTGCGGGGCGACGTGGGACAGCGTCGAGTACGTCGAGGACCGCAAGGGCCACGACCGCCGGTACGCCATCGACGACACCAAGCTGCGCGGTCTCGGCTACGCGCCCAGGACGACGTTGGACGAGGGACTGGCCGCGACCGTGCGCTGGTACCGCGACAACGAGGCCTGGTGGCGCCCGCTGAAGGAGAAGGCCGCCCTCCGCTGA